One window from the genome of Leptospira broomii serovar Hurstbridge str. 5399 encodes:
- the trmB gene encoding tRNA (guanosine(46)-N7)-methyltransferase TrmB, translating into MKMDFRKKLWSIAGGIPFESDYFLRIHPESKLKKSELFPNTFGTYYLELGSGWGEVAIELAKANPNTGFVLMEKKLDRIRKTIRNASKLKLNNIRILSVNFNWFLEDIFEEGCFDEILLNFPDPWPKKRHHKHRTLNPRFLDSLYKLLPSHGKFHFATDYGPYARKSIAFFRNDSRFRAIGSEYSLSRSEFPISYFEKTKRDEGSRIYYLDRERI; encoded by the coding sequence ATGAAGATGGATTTTCGCAAAAAACTTTGGAGCATTGCAGGAGGAATCCCGTTCGAATCCGATTATTTCCTACGAATTCATCCCGAAAGTAAATTAAAAAAATCCGAACTGTTTCCGAATACCTTCGGGACATATTACCTAGAGTTGGGCTCCGGTTGGGGAGAAGTCGCAATAGAATTAGCGAAGGCCAATCCGAATACGGGATTTGTTTTAATGGAAAAAAAATTAGATCGCATCCGTAAAACGATTCGGAATGCCTCGAAACTTAAACTCAATAACATTCGGATACTATCGGTAAATTTTAATTGGTTTCTGGAAGACATCTTTGAAGAAGGCTGCTTCGATGAAATCTTGCTGAATTTTCCGGATCCGTGGCCTAAAAAACGACACCATAAACATCGAACTTTAAATCCTCGATTTCTTGATTCGCTATATAAACTACTTCCTTCACACGGAAAATTTCATTTTGCAACGGACTATGGTCCTTACGCCAGAAAGTCTATCGCCTTTTTTCGGAATGATTCAAGATTTAGAGCAATCGGATCTGAATATTCCTTATCCCGATCCGAGTTTCCTATTTCATACTTTGAAAAGACAAAAAGAGATGAAGGATCGCGCATCTATTATCTAGATCGCGAACGTATCTAG
- a CDS encoding MBL fold metallo-hydrolase, whose product MKIKLYGVRGSLPTPLSASDYTNKLEKILEKAYQEFSKKDRNFSVSEFIGRLDHLLARPIGGNTTCIYVESSTGERLIVDCGSGMRQLGNDLLKEGIAKGGNITICLTHTHWDHIQGWPFFKPAYIPSVNIEFLSTIPNLKERLERQQHPENFPVTLDSMPSRKKFTLLEKNKSAKIGSFTITPFLLRHPGNCTGYHIEENGKSFLFCTDLEVREEDLDEIQELRRTFGKINLLVIDAQYSSEEAISKIGWGHTSGRIAVKCGEILEVDRLVLTHHEPDHSDEDILRIFTSEKEGSVLPNIILAYEFDTFVL is encoded by the coding sequence GTGAAAATAAAACTTTACGGTGTCCGGGGTTCTCTTCCCACTCCTCTTTCCGCTTCCGACTATACAAATAAGCTAGAGAAAATTCTCGAAAAAGCATACCAGGAATTTTCTAAAAAAGACCGGAACTTTTCGGTTTCGGAATTTATTGGCCGACTCGATCACCTCTTGGCGCGTCCGATCGGCGGAAATACTACATGCATTTACGTCGAATCTTCGACCGGAGAACGGCTTATCGTCGATTGTGGTTCGGGGATGAGACAATTGGGAAACGATCTCCTAAAAGAAGGAATTGCAAAAGGGGGCAATATTACCATTTGCCTTACGCATACGCATTGGGATCATATTCAGGGTTGGCCGTTCTTTAAGCCGGCCTACATCCCGTCCGTAAATATCGAGTTTCTTTCGACGATACCGAATTTAAAGGAACGGCTTGAGCGCCAGCAACACCCGGAGAATTTTCCGGTGACCTTGGATTCCATGCCTTCCCGAAAGAAGTTTACTCTTCTCGAAAAAAACAAATCCGCCAAGATTGGCAGCTTCACAATTACTCCTTTTTTACTTCGACATCCGGGCAATTGCACCGGTTACCATATCGAAGAAAACGGCAAAAGCTTCCTTTTTTGTACCGATCTCGAAGTCAGAGAAGAAGATCTGGATGAAATTCAAGAACTTAGAAGAACTTTCGGTAAAATCAACTTACTTGTGATAGATGCCCAATATAGCAGCGAGGAAGCGATTAGCAAAATTGGTTGGGGTCATACTTCCGGAAGAATCGCAGTAAAATGCGGTGAAATATTAGAAGTGGATCGTTTAGTTTTGACTCACCATGAACCGGATCATAGCGACGAGGATATTCTCAGAATATTTACGTCCGAAAAAGAAGGTAGTGTTCTACCAAACATTATTCTCGCTTATGAATTTGACACGTTCGTTCTATAA
- a CDS encoding PilZ domain-containing protein: protein MERLEIGEKTSSYGEADALADKRFYIRFRKENKVRISHGEEWLDGVLIDISMMGVSLFSGRDWPIGSRLKIMSQLFSCQLDAEIIRKDELRTGNRYALVFHDLTDSAIIEILNKIAKFRE, encoded by the coding sequence ATGGAAAGACTAGAGATCGGGGAAAAAACGTCTTCCTACGGCGAAGCTGATGCCTTAGCGGATAAAAGATTTTATATAAGATTCCGTAAGGAGAACAAAGTTCGAATTTCGCATGGGGAAGAGTGGTTGGATGGAGTTCTCATCGATATTTCAATGATGGGAGTTTCTTTGTTTTCAGGGAGAGATTGGCCGATCGGCTCGAGATTAAAAATTATGTCCCAATTATTCTCCTGCCAACTCGACGCAGAAATTATTCGAAAGGATGAGTTGCGGACAGGAAATCGTTATGCTTTGGTTTTTCACGATTTAACCGATTCGGCGATCATTGAAATTTTAAATAAAATAGCAAAGTTCCGAGAATGA
- the yihA gene encoding ribosome biogenesis GTP-binding protein YihA/YsxC produces MSEEVQETKPDPFFREVRFYSSYADASKVPSRGIPHIAFAGRSNSGKSRLLNAIVERKSLAKVSASPGKTKLLNFFLVSKSLYLVDTPGFGYSANSHKDHEQMMNLLMNYLNTARDLKCLFLLSDAQRELPEEELELIGTCFERGMKPVLIRTKVDKLNQSDLSKLRKKMKAIQGLYPMLEVVLVSPKFGKGLPELRKIIETMMKTIILPTEEEPIPDEAQGQG; encoded by the coding sequence ATGTCGGAAGAGGTTCAAGAAACGAAACCCGATCCATTCTTCCGGGAGGTAAGATTTTATTCCTCCTATGCCGATGCATCCAAAGTTCCGTCTCGGGGTATTCCTCACATTGCGTTTGCAGGTCGGTCAAACTCCGGGAAATCGAGACTGTTAAACGCCATTGTTGAACGAAAATCCTTAGCCAAAGTTTCCGCCTCGCCGGGTAAAACCAAACTTCTTAATTTCTTTCTCGTATCAAAATCTTTGTATTTAGTCGATACGCCCGGATTCGGTTATTCTGCCAATTCGCATAAAGATCATGAACAAATGATGAATTTGCTGATGAACTACTTAAATACTGCGAGAGATCTAAAATGTCTTTTTTTACTTTCGGACGCCCAAAGAGAACTACCAGAGGAAGAGTTAGAGCTGATTGGAACCTGTTTTGAGCGGGGAATGAAACCCGTCTTAATTCGAACGAAAGTGGATAAACTGAACCAATCCGATCTTTCCAAACTGAGAAAGAAAATGAAGGCGATCCAAGGGCTTTACCCGATGCTTGAGGTCGTACTCGTATCTCCAAAGTTCGGAAAGGGACTCCCTGAACTTAGGAAGATTATAGAGACTATGATGAAGACGATAATTTTACCGACTGAGGAAGAGCCTATTCCCGACGAAGCTCAAGGGCAAGGATAG
- the tilS gene encoding tRNA lysidine(34) synthetase TilS, whose product MLEENTVLENSFSILWENLNEYQDLLRSKTAIIAYSGGKDSSLLLQFYIWLKKKNRLSKDPVLFHLDHSIRDNSTQEASIVNYFEKLGFQFVVKKKNIPKFSLKTGFSLEESGRTIRYKNLHRIADDLQGYIATGHHSEDYLETVFIQLIRGGGWNSLRTLNVFENNRFRPLMLLPEKDRKYFIENPNWPVFEDESNGSRLFLRNRIRLDMIPLLLKEGANSEKIYRNFHDLETPRPKLKGNGAEFSSGEEMVRKISRQILESEPPSICKYVIDLHLRSLHLHPVSSNFLKDLLSKIDSRSSFSLENKDAWFWKSVSSDLYILSKNALFFREFSFDPKIGFLRWNGKTKRVPGDCSPMNNLEGDKIRLGGIHRDLSELLREREIPVPVRKMLPILKRDGKTVMVCLRMWDARIEDIVSDDFRGAFLS is encoded by the coding sequence ATGCTTGAGGAAAACACAGTACTCGAAAATTCATTTTCCATTTTATGGGAAAATTTGAACGAATATCAGGATTTACTTCGATCCAAAACTGCAATCATCGCATATTCGGGTGGAAAAGATTCCTCCTTATTGCTGCAATTTTACATTTGGCTGAAAAAGAAAAATAGATTATCGAAGGATCCGGTTCTTTTTCATCTAGACCACTCTATCCGAGATAATTCGACGCAAGAAGCATCGATTGTGAATTACTTCGAGAAACTCGGATTTCAATTCGTCGTCAAAAAAAAAAATATTCCTAAGTTCTCTCTCAAAACCGGTTTCAGTCTTGAAGAATCCGGGAGAACTATCCGATACAAAAACCTACATCGCATAGCGGACGATTTGCAAGGTTATATCGCCACTGGTCATCATTCCGAGGACTATCTGGAAACTGTGTTCATCCAACTGATTCGAGGAGGGGGATGGAATTCTCTAAGAACTTTAAATGTTTTTGAGAATAACCGGTTCCGGCCTCTTATGCTTCTTCCCGAAAAGGACAGAAAATACTTTATCGAGAATCCGAACTGGCCTGTCTTTGAGGATGAATCCAATGGTTCACGCTTGTTCCTTAGAAATAGAATTAGATTGGATATGATTCCTCTCTTATTAAAAGAAGGCGCAAATTCGGAAAAAATATATCGGAATTTCCACGATTTGGAAACACCTCGACCCAAATTAAAAGGAAATGGCGCTGAGTTTTCCTCGGGTGAGGAAATGGTCCGGAAGATTTCCAGGCAAATTTTAGAATCGGAGCCTCCTTCGATTTGTAAATATGTTATAGATTTACATCTTAGAAGCTTACATTTACATCCGGTTTCGAGTAATTTTCTGAAAGACCTATTATCCAAAATAGATTCCCGGTCTTCCTTTTCTCTGGAAAATAAAGATGCTTGGTTTTGGAAAAGCGTTTCGTCTGATCTTTATATTCTGTCAAAAAATGCGCTTTTTTTTCGGGAATTTTCATTCGACCCCAAAATTGGATTTTTGCGATGGAACGGTAAAACGAAGAGAGTCCCGGGAGATTGTTCTCCTATGAATAACCTAGAAGGCGATAAAATTCGGCTGGGGGGAATCCACAGGGACCTATCGGAGTTACTACGCGAAAGAGAGATTCCGGTTCCGGTCAGAAAAATGCTACCCATTCTGAAACGGGACGGGAAAACTGTAATGGTCTGTCTCCGTATGTGGGATGCTAGGATCGAGGATATCGTATCCGATGATTTCCGGGGAGCGTTTTTAAGTTAA
- a CDS encoding SpoIIE family protein phosphatase — protein MSCVFCGEERIPDGIFQTGKFFCRSCTREWILEKRKNTRARPPDGPSLTNEVLLEFLSLFNTSPSLDDLLQNFTNLAFRKLGLPGISVMVYEPRLDRILVKSCKNRQGPSLERLAFRMEIRKGEDSGPLSQCVETCQSVYYKFIEQKHKQIKQYGRLNQVVSALCVPIHLKKEVLGLINVDYEKDDPYQVEKDKYFLELIASQFATTLKNRILFEVSQTQSRNFRNLHSAALKLSSLGFKYRTEIFRVILLSLTEFSENEIYGILEKHSSDENKNSIKGHFLTGSPTAPELKLNRELKGDWEILSKIRDEDGVLLLDTSELPDWKRLGFGKKNLALLPVLNAENSNIWILLAKDPTLHWSPEEVEVLNAFAIQSGISIQNFNLFHQRAEKERMDREIEIARELQRSLLPRKIPDQKGYEFGGLMIPAVGVGGDYYDFITDPADNETYICIGDVSGKGVPAGIVMATVRTVIHSLVRRNPSTWEIIGTVNTYLYQNYFKDSLFPRFMSLTMIHWNRNENRFLYSGGGQGSIFVYRALSGLLEEIATGGIVLGIDPNVTEFENQGEFSLGKGDFFLMGTDGIWEALNPHGERYEMERLKDCILRNRNESLPLLLDKILVDIKHFTGEREQADDITLVGLRRLK, from the coding sequence ATGTCCTGCGTGTTTTGCGGCGAAGAACGGATTCCCGATGGGATTTTCCAAACCGGTAAGTTCTTTTGCAGATCCTGCACTCGAGAATGGATCCTCGAAAAAAGAAAGAACACACGCGCTCGCCCTCCCGACGGACCTAGTCTTACCAACGAGGTCCTTTTAGAATTTCTATCCTTATTCAATACAAGTCCCAGCCTCGACGACCTTCTTCAGAACTTTACAAACCTCGCTTTTAGAAAACTTGGTTTACCCGGAATTTCAGTGATGGTCTACGAGCCGCGACTAGATAGGATTCTTGTGAAGTCCTGCAAAAATAGACAAGGGCCCTCTTTGGAACGCTTGGCCTTTCGAATGGAAATTAGAAAAGGCGAGGATAGCGGACCCTTAAGTCAGTGCGTGGAAACATGCCAATCGGTATATTATAAATTCATAGAACAAAAGCATAAACAGATCAAGCAGTACGGTCGCTTAAATCAGGTAGTGTCCGCTCTATGCGTACCGATTCATCTAAAAAAAGAAGTTTTAGGTCTTATTAACGTCGATTATGAGAAAGATGATCCTTACCAAGTAGAGAAGGATAAATATTTTTTAGAACTGATCGCAAGCCAATTCGCTACTACTTTAAAGAATAGAATTCTTTTCGAAGTTTCTCAGACGCAATCTCGAAACTTCCGTAATTTACATTCCGCCGCGCTAAAATTAAGCAGCTTAGGATTTAAGTACAGGACCGAAATTTTTAGGGTCATACTTTTATCTTTAACCGAGTTTTCCGAAAACGAGATATACGGAATTCTTGAAAAACATTCCTCCGATGAAAATAAGAATTCAATCAAAGGCCATTTTTTAACGGGAAGTCCGACAGCTCCCGAGTTAAAATTAAATAGAGAGCTAAAAGGGGACTGGGAAATTCTTTCCAAAATTAGGGACGAAGACGGAGTTTTACTTTTAGATACATCGGAATTACCAGATTGGAAACGGCTCGGTTTCGGAAAAAAAAATTTGGCGCTCTTACCCGTTTTGAATGCGGAGAATTCAAACATATGGATTCTATTAGCGAAAGATCCGACTCTCCATTGGAGCCCTGAAGAAGTTGAAGTACTAAATGCATTTGCTATTCAATCGGGAATTTCGATCCAAAATTTCAATTTGTTCCACCAGCGAGCCGAGAAAGAGAGGATGGATCGAGAAATCGAGATAGCAAGAGAATTGCAAAGATCCCTTCTTCCGAGAAAAATTCCGGACCAAAAGGGTTATGAATTCGGAGGCTTGATGATTCCCGCAGTTGGTGTTGGTGGAGATTATTATGATTTTATAACGGACCCCGCCGATAACGAAACTTACATTTGCATCGGAGATGTAAGCGGAAAAGGAGTTCCAGCAGGAATAGTGATGGCGACGGTGCGAACGGTCATCCATTCGTTAGTTCGGAGAAACCCGAGTACATGGGAAATTATCGGAACCGTAAATACTTACTTATATCAAAATTACTTTAAAGATTCGCTATTTCCTAGGTTCATGTCCCTGACGATGATCCATTGGAATCGTAACGAAAATCGATTCCTATATAGTGGCGGCGGTCAAGGAAGTATTTTTGTTTACAGAGCTTTATCGGGCTTGTTGGAAGAAATCGCGACCGGTGGTATCGTTCTCGGAATAGATCCAAACGTAACGGAGTTTGAAAATCAGGGCGAATTCTCACTTGGTAAAGGAGATTTTTTCCTAATGGGGACAGACGGAATTTGGGAAGCCTTGAATCCGCACGGCGAAAGATACGAAATGGAACGACTGAAAGATTGCATACTGAGAAACCGCAACGAGTCGTTACCGCTTCTATTGGATAAGATTCTAGTAGATATAAAACACTTTACCGGAGAGCGGGAGCAAGCGGACGATATCACCTTAGTCGGCCTCAGGCGGTTAAAGTAA
- a CDS encoding sigma-54-dependent Fis family transcriptional regulator, which yields MNSTLDPDRLLDLILERCIQICEVGSGSLMLINRQDEVLDIVTFRGMNPSVRTKVKLRVGEGITGIVAASGEGMIVNDVTQNPHYISIKDDILSELAVPMIVEDEVIGVISLDSSRKQAFSEEHLELVSTLANMAAQIFKNLQTFRQLEQKNKIQQVLIDISRTVTSTLILQEIFDDIMERLDKSLNLERGSIVLFDPEKNILKLTGAYGLNADEMEKGVYLPGEGVTGKVYESGEALIIESIVNDDNFLNRMGNVTHFKNNPENVSFLAAPIKSDTDVLGVVSVFFVHKKYVDLKTYLDFLQVVASIIYQAIRIQKLIDEEKREISRENVLLKRELKNKYKFGSLIGKSKPMEKLFEMIQLVSDSRASVLITGESGTGKEMIASAIHYNSSRADKPFIKINCAAIPENLLESELFGHKKGSFTGAVADKKGKFEMADTGTIFLDEIGEMDLNLQSKLLRVLQEKEIEAVGSVKPKKIDVRIIAATNANLEELISQKLFRADLFYRLNVVNMVTPPLRDRPEDIPLLINHFISKYTIENTKKIKGITREAHKLLMSYSWPGNVRELENVIERAVVLSQSEMLDIQDFSEINGRILYGDEGESIDVGDPDTSMEVASSRFSPAHLDALDGRAMEVVVGEVEARLIKYAMKKFKYTKTRVAKFLGINRNTLDKKIKDLKIDY from the coding sequence ATGAATTCCACTTTGGACCCCGATCGTCTTCTGGATCTAATCTTGGAACGATGCATCCAGATTTGCGAAGTCGGTTCCGGCTCCTTAATGCTTATCAATCGTCAGGATGAAGTTCTAGATATCGTTACGTTTCGCGGAATGAATCCCTCCGTTCGAACAAAGGTAAAGCTTAGAGTCGGAGAAGGGATAACCGGTATTGTTGCAGCTTCCGGGGAAGGAATGATCGTCAATGACGTCACGCAAAACCCGCATTATATTTCTATTAAGGACGATATTCTTTCGGAGTTGGCAGTACCAATGATCGTCGAAGACGAGGTCATCGGTGTTATCTCTTTGGATTCAAGTCGTAAGCAAGCCTTCTCGGAAGAGCATCTAGAACTCGTATCTACTTTGGCCAACATGGCCGCTCAGATATTCAAAAACTTACAAACGTTTAGGCAGCTTGAACAGAAAAATAAAATTCAACAGGTTCTGATCGATATTTCTAGAACGGTAACGTCGACGCTTATTTTGCAGGAAATATTCGACGATATTATGGAACGCTTGGATAAATCTCTAAATTTGGAGAGAGGTTCAATCGTTCTATTCGACCCCGAGAAGAATATTTTAAAACTCACCGGTGCTTACGGGCTTAATGCCGATGAAATGGAAAAAGGGGTCTATCTCCCCGGTGAAGGAGTTACCGGAAAAGTTTACGAATCGGGCGAAGCGCTTATCATCGAATCGATCGTTAATGATGATAATTTTTTAAACCGAATGGGGAATGTGACTCATTTCAAAAACAACCCGGAAAACGTCAGTTTTTTGGCGGCTCCGATAAAATCAGATACCGATGTACTCGGAGTGGTCAGCGTTTTCTTTGTTCATAAGAAATATGTGGATTTAAAGACCTACTTAGATTTTCTTCAAGTCGTCGCTTCGATAATATATCAGGCGATTAGGATTCAAAAACTGATCGACGAAGAAAAGAGAGAGATTTCCAGAGAGAACGTTTTACTCAAACGAGAGCTGAAGAATAAGTATAAATTCGGTTCGCTTATCGGGAAATCCAAACCGATGGAAAAATTATTCGAGATGATTCAGTTGGTTTCGGATTCTCGCGCCTCCGTTTTAATCACCGGAGAATCCGGTACCGGAAAAGAGATGATAGCTTCCGCGATTCATTATAATTCCTCTCGCGCAGATAAGCCGTTCATTAAAATAAATTGTGCGGCAATTCCTGAAAATCTATTGGAATCGGAACTTTTCGGTCATAAGAAGGGATCCTTTACCGGTGCAGTAGCCGACAAGAAGGGAAAATTTGAAATGGCGGATACCGGTACGATTTTCTTGGACGAAATCGGAGAAATGGATTTGAATCTGCAATCCAAACTACTTCGTGTTTTACAGGAAAAGGAAATCGAAGCTGTCGGTTCCGTTAAACCCAAAAAGATCGACGTTCGAATAATCGCCGCAACAAACGCGAATTTAGAGGAGTTAATCAGTCAAAAATTATTCCGAGCGGATTTATTTTATCGTTTGAACGTTGTGAACATGGTGACGCCTCCGTTACGCGATCGTCCTGAAGATATCCCGTTATTAATCAATCACTTCATTTCGAAATACACCATCGAGAATACTAAGAAAATAAAAGGTATCACGAGAGAGGCTCATAAACTATTAATGAGCTATAGCTGGCCGGGTAACGTTAGAGAATTGGAAAATGTTATCGAAAGGGCCGTCGTTCTTTCTCAGTCCGAAATGCTGGATATTCAGGATTTCTCGGAAATCAACGGGAGAATTCTATATGGAGATGAAGGCGAGTCCATCGACGTGGGAGATCCGGATACTTCTATGGAAGTCGCAAGTTCCCGGTTTTCTCCGGCGCATTTAGATGCCTTGGACGGACGGGCAATGGAAGTGGTCGTGGGTGAAGTCGAAGCGCGGTTGATCAAATACGCAATGAAAAAATTCAAATATACCAAGACTAGAGTAGCAAAATTTCTCGGTATTAACCGAAATACTCTAGATAAGAAAATTAAAGATTTAAAAATCGACTATTAA
- a CDS encoding SET domain-containing protein: MLKVPTYVADSPIGGLGLFAGREIEPGELIWEYHPKTVWILTREEVESLPERLRELIYTYSYLYEGKWFFCVDNSRFMNHSDDSNTLEDKTGVEGTSNPMGKDRAVRKIKAGEELTCNYKQFDQNWNEKLPS, from the coding sequence ATGCTAAAAGTACCTACCTATGTAGCCGACTCCCCTATCGGTGGGCTGGGCCTCTTTGCAGGCCGGGAAATCGAACCGGGAGAATTAATTTGGGAATACCATCCTAAGACCGTTTGGATATTAACTCGGGAAGAAGTAGAGTCCCTTCCCGAGCGCTTACGTGAGTTAATTTATACTTATTCATATCTTTACGAAGGAAAATGGTTTTTCTGCGTTGATAACTCCCGTTTTATGAATCATAGTGATGATTCCAATACCCTGGAGGACAAAACCGGAGTGGAAGGAACTAGTAATCCGATGGGAAAAGACAGGGCCGTTCGTAAAATAAAAGCGGGCGAAGAGCTAACTTGTAATTACAAACAGTTCGATCAGAATTGGAACGAAAAACTTCCGTCTTAA
- a CDS encoding ABC transporter ATP-binding protein yields MSQDSPLLVLRGLARFFRKYKLRLGVVLGLLLVEILVYSTIPFSFKFLIDEAIIGKNQTVLYITGILLVGGTILITAVGTVRDYLYNWVSARTIRDMREELFLHLQRVSLDFYGNARMGDILSRFSSDLSALENAVLAAIPWGISPILEAIFGTALLFALDWRLGAIATLTWPVTFLGPIFFSKRSTQASYDRKGEEAKVLNAVEESVSAQNLIRVYDLDKLFWERFRGNCDRLFNVSLRLGLTNSYLERSASGGILLLQAVLLISGAWFAFHGLVSVGSLAAFLPPFLNLSYSLLYVSQYFPTLNQASGSAKRILEILRTPVFEQDVNRSVSPSEFRNMIRLEDVHFRYKGRNKNLNGVDLEIPKGSYTIILGPSGSGKSTIFKMLLGIIEPNQGNITLDGLDLDKIHRPALHSLIGIVFQDTFLFHTSILENIRMGCPNASTEEAIEAAKLAEIHEFISLLPDGYETVVGDKGTRLSGGEKQRIALARAMVRNPQILLLDEATSALDPVTEARILKTLQKLREGRTIVSVTHRLTGLHAADQVLVMKNGILEPYHSSETEIAPIPAIGL; encoded by the coding sequence ATGTCGCAGGATTCCCCTTTGCTGGTTTTACGAGGATTGGCTCGTTTCTTCAGAAAATACAAACTCAGATTGGGTGTAGTACTCGGACTTTTATTAGTGGAAATTTTGGTTTATTCCACGATTCCTTTTTCCTTCAAGTTTCTAATCGACGAAGCTATCATTGGAAAGAACCAAACAGTACTTTATATTACCGGAATTTTATTAGTCGGCGGAACAATTTTAATCACCGCCGTCGGAACAGTTCGAGATTATTTATACAACTGGGTTTCTGCGAGAACGATTCGCGATATGCGCGAAGAATTATTTCTGCATTTGCAAAGAGTCAGTTTGGATTTCTACGGGAATGCAAGAATGGGAGACATCCTCTCTAGATTCTCTTCGGATCTATCTGCGCTTGAGAACGCGGTTTTAGCCGCTATTCCATGGGGAATTTCTCCGATCCTTGAGGCAATTTTCGGGACAGCTTTATTATTTGCTCTAGATTGGAGACTCGGCGCGATAGCGACGCTAACGTGGCCAGTAACGTTTCTTGGGCCGATCTTTTTCTCGAAGCGGTCCACTCAAGCAAGCTATGATCGCAAGGGAGAAGAAGCTAAAGTTTTAAATGCGGTAGAAGAATCGGTGTCTGCCCAAAACTTGATTCGAGTTTATGATTTGGATAAGCTTTTCTGGGAGCGATTCCGTGGAAATTGCGATCGGCTATTTAACGTTTCTTTAAGATTAGGACTTACCAATTCTTACTTAGAACGTTCCGCTTCCGGCGGGATTTTATTGCTGCAAGCAGTTCTACTGATTTCAGGCGCTTGGTTTGCATTTCACGGATTAGTCAGCGTCGGATCGTTGGCTGCCTTCCTACCTCCTTTTTTAAATTTGAGCTATTCCCTTCTATATGTCTCGCAATATTTCCCGACATTAAATCAAGCGAGCGGGTCGGCCAAGCGAATACTGGAAATTCTGCGGACTCCCGTCTTTGAACAAGACGTTAATCGTTCCGTTTCTCCATCCGAATTTAGAAACATGATTCGCTTGGAAGATGTTCACTTTCGATATAAGGGTAGAAATAAGAATTTAAACGGGGTCGATCTCGAGATACCGAAAGGAAGCTATACTATCATTCTAGGGCCGAGCGGTTCAGGAAAAAGTACCATCTTTAAAATGCTTTTAGGAATTATCGAGCCAAACCAAGGTAATATCACATTGGACGGCTTGGATTTGGATAAAATCCATAGACCTGCCTTACATTCGTTGATAGGAATCGTATTCCAAGATACGTTCTTGTTTCACACTAGCATTTTAGAGAATATCCGGATGGGTTGTCCGAACGCTAGCACGGAAGAAGCGATAGAGGCGGCTAAGCTTGCGGAAATCCATGAATTTATTTCCTTATTACCGGATGGGTACGAGACTGTCGTAGGCGATAAAGGAACTAGACTTTCCGGCGGTGAAAAACAGCGGATCGCTTTAGCTCGCGCCATGGTTCGAAATCCGCAGATCCTATTACTGGACGAAGCTACGTCGGCATTAGATCCCGTTACGGAAGCTAGGATTCTTAAAACCCTGCAAAAATTGCGGGAAGGAAGGACTATCGTTTCAGTGACCCACAGATTGACCGGCTTACACGCCGCAGATCAAGTGCTTGTCATGAAAAACGGAATCCTAGAACCCTATCATTCGTCCGAAACGGAGATAGCTCCTATTCCGGCTATCGGACTTTAA
- a CDS encoding ACT domain-containing protein: MIEFNYKEEYGVYRVTLKTSETAPGTLHKMVKAMFFMGFEILSGDIRTVKEGESLISYDEFLLRSDETDSRIKASKLGILMSSVFSDEKVLEEMIQTSSEIDIRNTFYLSKDSQLEFEDLPDGSATKFYLEAPDRKGLLYFVTGVLKDLGINILSGEVRTDGTTNKALDTFLLTDSRTETGFAGSSVEERVRRYILQSSLNQV, translated from the coding sequence ATGATCGAATTCAATTATAAAGAAGAATACGGGGTTTATCGGGTCACCTTAAAGACCTCGGAAACCGCCCCAGGTACTCTTCATAAAATGGTTAAAGCCATGTTTTTTATGGGATTTGAGATCCTTTCCGGGGATATTAGGACCGTAAAGGAAGGCGAATCCCTCATCAGCTACGATGAATTTCTCTTGCGTTCCGATGAGACGGATTCGCGAATTAAGGCCTCAAAGCTAGGTATTCTTATGTCTTCGGTTTTCTCCGACGAGAAAGTTTTGGAAGAAATGATCCAAACTTCGAGCGAAATCGATATTCGGAACACATTCTATCTAAGTAAAGACTCTCAACTTGAATTCGAAGATTTACCTGACGGTTCCGCTACGAAATTTTATTTGGAAGCACCGGATAGAAAAGGTCTTCTGTATTTTGTGACCGGCGTTTTAAAGGATCTCGGAATCAATATTTTATCCGGCGAGGTTCGTACCGATGGGACGACCAATAAAGCTCTGGATACCTTCCTATTAACCGACTCGCGTACAGAGACAGGTTTTGCGGGGTCATCCGTCGAAGAGCGCGTTCGAAGATATATTCTTCAAAGTAGCTTAAACCAAGTTTGA